One window from the genome of Streptomyces cadmiisoli encodes:
- a CDS encoding PucR family transcriptional regulator, whose amino-acid sequence MALLVSDLVAHPELQLTVVAGGEHLDRPVLAAHASELVRPGPWLQGGELLMTMGLLLPMDVAACRAYVDDAAAGGAHALALGLGPELPYQQAPGPLVAAAAEAGMPLLTVGREVPFIAVTKTVFAAQASEQRAAVECAFETQRRLTAAAAAGGGLTPTLDAWTRATGVRAHVTDPLGRVIAADGSGEQEPGGSSADLIGRVAAAGIRSSAVAPGLEVQPLGARRLRGMLVLSGDMGADARMLIPGLVSLLSLELERRHLADEPERRHRAAMLGKLLDESTTAEQAADVLAGAGLAADTVCGVVVEVPADDGPQAAREIAADLALAVPGGLIRNRGSFVEAVVGAGLDVDVVITHFAPGCPAGIGSPVPPRAARSSLREAAGLVEISRGTGRPARARRDRTSGLLLDLGDRSALTGYADALLGPLDTADPSGSLTRTLATWLDSGSSWDETARQMGLHRHTVRNRLDKIMQITGRRLDDGDDRFDLWLAVRARRAARRV is encoded by the coding sequence ATGGCTCTGCTCGTCTCCGACCTCGTCGCCCACCCTGAACTGCAGCTGACCGTCGTGGCGGGCGGCGAGCACCTCGACCGCCCGGTGCTAGCCGCGCACGCTTCGGAGCTGGTCCGTCCCGGCCCGTGGCTGCAGGGCGGCGAGCTGCTGATGACGATGGGCCTGCTTCTCCCCATGGACGTGGCCGCGTGCCGCGCCTACGTCGACGACGCCGCCGCCGGCGGGGCGCACGCCCTGGCGCTCGGGCTCGGACCGGAGCTGCCGTACCAGCAGGCGCCTGGGCCCCTGGTGGCGGCGGCTGCCGAAGCAGGGATGCCGCTGCTCACAGTCGGACGGGAGGTACCTTTCATCGCGGTGACGAAGACAGTGTTCGCCGCGCAGGCGTCCGAGCAGCGCGCCGCGGTCGAGTGCGCTTTCGAGACCCAGCGCCGCCTCACGGCGGCCGCCGCCGCGGGCGGGGGCCTGACCCCGACGCTCGACGCCTGGACCAGGGCCACCGGTGTCCGCGCCCACGTCACGGACCCGCTCGGCCGGGTCATCGCGGCCGACGGGAGCGGGGAGCAGGAACCCGGCGGCAGCAGCGCCGACCTGATCGGGCGGGTCGCCGCGGCGGGCATCCGCTCCAGCGCGGTGGCGCCGGGACTCGAGGTACAGCCGCTCGGCGCCCGCCGACTGCGCGGCATGCTCGTCCTGTCCGGAGACATGGGTGCCGACGCCCGCATGCTCATCCCAGGGCTCGTCTCGCTTCTCTCCCTGGAGCTGGAGCGGCGACACCTCGCCGACGAGCCGGAGCGGCGCCACAGGGCAGCCATGCTCGGCAAGCTGCTCGACGAGTCGACCACCGCCGAACAGGCCGCCGACGTGCTCGCCGGCGCGGGACTGGCCGCCGACACGGTGTGCGGAGTCGTCGTCGAGGTACCCGCCGACGACGGTCCGCAGGCCGCACGCGAGATCGCCGCCGACCTCGCACTGGCGGTACCCGGCGGACTCATCCGCAACCGGGGCTCCTTCGTCGAGGCGGTCGTCGGCGCGGGACTCGACGTCGACGTCGTCATCACCCATTTCGCGCCGGGCTGCCCGGCCGGCATCGGCTCACCCGTCCCGCCCCGTGCCGCGCGCTCCTCCCTGCGCGAAGCCGCGGGTCTCGTGGAGATCAGCCGGGGCACCGGACGACCGGCGCGGGCCCGCAGGGACCGCACCAGCGGGCTGCTGCTCGACCTGGGTGACCGGTCCGCCCTGACCGGCTATGCGGACGCACTGCTCGGGCCGCTCGACACGGCCGATCCCTCCGGCTCGCTCACCAGGACCCTGGCGACCTGGCTTGACAGCGGCAGCTCGTGGGACGAGACGGCCCGCCAGATGGGCCTGCACCGCCATACCGTGCGCAACCGCCTCGACAAGATCATGCAGATCACCGGTCGCCGCCTTGACGACGGGGACGACCGTTTCGACCTGTGGCTGGCAGTCCGCGCGCGCCGGGCGGCCCGCCGCGTCTGA
- a CDS encoding nitrilase-related carbon-nitrogen hydrolase has translation MTTTVACAQVALRVGDAAANLATTERAVDAAAEAGARVVVLPELANSGYVFADAGEAAALAEPLDGPAVTAWSAAARRHGLTLVAGLAERGDDGRLHNSAVLIDPAGELRAVYRKAHLFGTEKDVFTPGDAPPAVVDIPSVGRIGVMVCYDLEFTEWVRMAALAGTELLCAPVNWPLFPRPEGERPSEVVRVQANAAVNRMYVAACDRVGDERGVTWTGGSVITDPDGFPLAGHRPSDDPELLIATCDLAEARNKRLGAHNDVFTDRRTDLYGA, from the coding sequence ATGACGACGACCGTGGCCTGCGCGCAGGTCGCCCTCCGAGTGGGCGACGCGGCCGCCAACCTCGCCACCACCGAGCGGGCCGTGGATGCTGCGGCCGAGGCCGGCGCCCGCGTCGTCGTCCTGCCCGAGCTCGCCAACAGCGGCTATGTGTTCGCGGACGCCGGGGAGGCCGCCGCCCTCGCCGAACCCCTCGACGGGCCCGCCGTGACCGCCTGGTCCGCCGCGGCCCGCCGGCACGGGCTGACCCTTGTCGCCGGCCTCGCCGAACGCGGCGATGACGGGCGCCTGCACAACTCGGCGGTCCTGATCGACCCGGCCGGCGAGCTGCGCGCCGTCTACCGCAAGGCCCACCTCTTCGGCACTGAGAAGGACGTCTTCACCCCCGGCGACGCACCGCCCGCCGTCGTCGACATCCCTTCCGTCGGCCGGATCGGCGTCATGGTCTGCTACGACCTCGAATTCACCGAGTGGGTGCGCATGGCCGCCCTGGCCGGCACCGAACTGCTCTGCGCACCCGTCAACTGGCCCCTCTTTCCGCGACCCGAGGGCGAACGCCCCTCCGAGGTGGTACGCGTCCAGGCGAACGCCGCCGTGAACCGCATGTACGTCGCCGCCTGCGACCGGGTGGGCGACGAGCGGGGGGTCACCTGGACCGGCGGCTCCGTCATCACCGACCCGGACGGCTTCCCGCTGGCCGGCCACCGGCCCAGCGACGACCCGGAACTGCTGATCGCCACATGCGACCTCGCCGAGGCGCGCAACAAGCGCCTCGGCGCGCACAACGACGTCTTCACCGACCGGCGCACGGACCTGTACGGGGCCTGA
- a CDS encoding DUF4259 domain-containing protein: MGTWDIGPFDNDTAADFGGDLDEAAFDDRASMIRRALERAADPTDYLNTSDGERAVASAALVVAQHPHGEPACSSYGPSEPLPELPSELRMLAVDALDQVVSELSELAELWAEAARGPKWRQDIARLRDVLDPPVPPQEETLFDV, from the coding sequence ATGGGCACCTGGGACATCGGCCCCTTCGACAACGACACCGCCGCCGACTTCGGGGGTGACCTGGACGAGGCAGCATTTGACGACCGTGCGTCCATGATCCGCAGGGCACTCGAACGCGCCGCCGACCCGACGGACTACCTGAACACGTCCGACGGTGAGCGAGCAGTGGCCTCGGCCGCCCTCGTCGTCGCCCAGCACCCTCACGGCGAGCCGGCGTGTTCGAGCTACGGCCCGTCAGAGCCGCTCCCGGAGTTGCCCTCAGAACTGCGAATGCTCGCCGTCGACGCTCTGGACCAAGTGGTCTCCGAGCTGTCTGAACTCGCGGAGCTCTGGGCCGAGGCCGCAAGAGGCCCGAAGTGGCGCCAGGACATCGCCCGCCTTCGCGACGTCCTTGACCCTCCAGTCCCGCCACAAGAGGAAACCCTCTTCGACGTCTGA
- a CDS encoding purine-cytosine permease family protein, with the protein MSAPTDAQAEGQRGGGSPGGLIEVRSIDYVPVRERHGKVWHQGPFWFTGNFVLTTMVTGFIGPSLGLSLAWSVAAVTLGACFGTFFMAFHANQGPRMGLPQMIQSRAQFGIRGAVVPFAAVVFVYVGFNVFNVVLAAQGLTTVLPGGPRTWYAILIGIAVVLAVVGHDLLHLVQRWLTYVLIVVFGILTVGALVQLEPTQATGSGSHSLSAFLIVFCAAAGYQISYAVYVSDYSRYLPRDVSARKVIWWTYAGAALSAVWLMSLGALLASSLPTPDAIGSLRQVGNVILPGFGTFAVIVSALALITIMAVNAYGAMLTTTSAVDAFRPVRPTIRSRVTGIVVIELLVLIVALLLPEDYLGSFNNFVLLMLYFLIPWTAVNLVDFYFVRRGTYAIPAIFDQNGIYGRWSWQGLTAYVVGFAAMVPFFTTSFYTGPIAEAIGGFDVSFAVGLIVGGALYYVLTRGLDLEAERVAAAAGEAELEGSDA; encoded by the coding sequence ATGAGTGCTCCCACAGACGCACAGGCTGAGGGCCAGCGCGGCGGCGGTTCGCCGGGCGGCCTGATCGAGGTCCGGTCCATCGACTACGTGCCGGTGCGTGAACGCCACGGCAAGGTCTGGCACCAGGGCCCGTTCTGGTTCACCGGCAACTTCGTGCTCACCACGATGGTGACCGGGTTCATCGGTCCCTCTCTCGGGCTGAGTCTCGCGTGGTCGGTCGCGGCGGTCACGCTCGGTGCGTGTTTCGGCACCTTCTTCATGGCCTTCCACGCCAACCAGGGTCCCCGGATGGGCCTGCCGCAGATGATCCAGTCGCGGGCCCAGTTCGGCATCCGCGGCGCCGTCGTGCCCTTCGCGGCCGTGGTCTTCGTCTACGTCGGCTTCAACGTCTTCAATGTGGTCCTCGCCGCGCAAGGGCTGACCACCGTGCTGCCCGGCGGGCCGCGTACCTGGTACGCGATTCTCATCGGCATCGCGGTCGTCCTCGCCGTCGTCGGACACGACCTGCTGCACCTGGTGCAGCGCTGGCTCACCTACGTCCTCATCGTCGTCTTCGGCATCCTCACCGTCGGCGCGCTGGTCCAGCTCGAGCCCACGCAGGCGACCGGCTCCGGCAGCCACTCCCTGTCCGCATTCCTGATCGTCTTCTGCGCCGCCGCCGGCTACCAGATCTCCTACGCGGTCTACGTCTCGGACTACTCCCGCTACCTGCCGCGCGACGTCTCCGCCCGCAAGGTCATCTGGTGGACGTACGCCGGAGCCGCACTCTCCGCGGTGTGGCTCATGTCCCTGGGCGCGCTGCTCGCATCGTCGCTGCCCACGCCGGACGCCATCGGCAGCCTGCGCCAGGTCGGCAACGTCATCCTGCCCGGGTTCGGCACCTTCGCCGTCATCGTCTCCGCGCTCGCGCTGATCACCATCATGGCGGTCAACGCCTACGGCGCGATGCTCACCACCACCAGCGCCGTCGACGCCTTCCGGCCCGTGCGCCCCACGATCCGCTCGCGTGTCACCGGCATCGTGGTGATCGAGCTCCTCGTCCTGATCGTGGCGCTGCTGCTGCCCGAGGACTACCTCGGCAGCTTCAACAACTTCGTCCTGCTGATGCTGTACTTCCTCATCCCGTGGACGGCGGTCAACCTCGTCGACTTCTACTTCGTACGACGCGGCACCTACGCCATCCCCGCGATCTTCGACCAGAACGGCATCTACGGCCGCTGGTCCTGGCAGGGCCTGACCGCCTACGTAGTCGGTTTCGCGGCGATGGTCCCGTTCTTCACCACGTCCTTCTACACCGGCCCGATCGCCGAGGCCATCGGTGGCTTCGACGTCTCCTTCGCGGTCGGACTGATCGTGGGCGGCGCCCTCTACTACGTGCTCACCCGCGGCCTCGACCTAGAGGCGGAGCGCGTTGCCGCCGCGGCGGGCGAGGCCGAACTGGAGGGCAGCGACGCATGA